In one Silene latifolia isolate original U9 population chromosome 10, ASM4854445v1, whole genome shotgun sequence genomic region, the following are encoded:
- the LOC141607552 gene encoding uncharacterized protein LOC141607552: MFLPLTAVGHGGKLVTLSTFKQAYTNNRWLNNDAEYTVAAGYNWLRQTAPKVVWRYVCWNRLNVPKHSFIFWAWMHHKLLTKDRLIAMGLQVDGQCDLCMAAPESHEHLLCDCVFSRKCLKILHDIISVQFPLKDLVVWYKNRRGKYKLVRNYIGACHVALMYALWKARNEARMNQVVPRPEAIISQLRRDIKARLLRMNASTMKPSDCRWLTNLDN; encoded by the coding sequence ATGTTTCTCCCCCTGACTGCAGTTGGTCATGGAGGAAAATTAGTCACACTCTCTACTTTCAAACAAGCTTATACTAACAATAGATGGTTGAATAATGATGCTGAGTATACTGTTGCTGCTGGATATAATTGGTTAAGACAAACTGCTCCCAAAGTAGTTTGGAGGTATGTGTGCTGGAATAGACTCAATGTTCCTAAGCATTCGTTTATTTTTTGGGCTTGGATGCATCACAAGCTACTCACAAAGGATAGACTGATTGCTATGGGGCTCCAAGTTGATGGCCAATGTGATTTATGTATGGCTGCACCTGAATCGCATGAACATTTGCTCTGTGACTGTGTCTTCAGTAGGAAGTGCCTGAAGATTCTGCATGACATAATCAGTGTGCAGTTCCCTTTAAAGGACCTGGTTGTTTGGTATAAAAATAGAAGAGGAAAATATAAGTTGGTTAGGAACTACATTGGAGCATGTCATGTTGCTCTGATGTATGCTCTGTGGAAAGCCAGAAATGAAGCGCGAATGAATCAGGTGGTTCCCAGGCCTGAAGCTATTATTTCTCAGCTTAGGAGGGATATTAAAGCTAGACTTTTGAGGATGAATGCAAGCACCATGAAGCCGAGTGATTGTCGATGGTTGACGAATTTGGATAATTAA
- the LOC141607554 gene encoding protein FAR1-RELATED SEQUENCE 1-like, with protein sequence MQKRYQVVFNSTSTDAECSCKLFNRKGIICRHIIWVFSGKQVRTLPDKYILMRWTKNAQKIPLYGSHGELLDDFDATDVRKLEMCKLWSEFYSTISLLRTMPNNQITDLADTLKQFRIKLNPQAQSMTKEQELEMLLGCSSSTEVRILPPRQAKNKGSGKRMISTKQQCIAKAEKPKRLCKNCKQLANHDKRNCPHPFVPDIENQVCGIS encoded by the exons ATGCAGAAGCGTTATCAAGTAGTGTTCAATTCCACAAGCACTGATGCAGAATGTTCTTGTAAGTTGTTTAATAGGAAGGGTATTATTTGCAGACACATTATTTGGGTTTTCTCTGGGAAACAAGTTAGGACTTTGCCTGATAAGTACATACTTATGCGCTGGACAAAGAATGCACAAAAAATCCCTCTATATGGTTCACATGGTGAGTTACTTGACGACTTTGATGCCACTGATGTAAGGAAGCTGGAGATGTGCAAATTATGGTCAGAGTTCTACTCAACTATCAGTTTGCTGAGAACTATGCCTAACAATCAGATCACTGACCTTGCTGACACATTGAAGCAATTTCGGATCAAACTCAATCCACAAGCACAATCAATGACAAAAGAGCAGGAGTTGGAAATGCTTCTTGGATGTAGTTCCTCAACTGAGGTGAGGATTCTACCGCCTCGTCAGGCAAAGAACAAGGGTAGTGGGAAGAGAATGATATCGACAAAGCAACAATGCATTGCCAAAGCAGAGAAGCCAAAAAGGCTTTGCAAAAATTGCAAACAATTGGCTAACCATGATAAGCGTAACTGCCCTCATCCTTTTGTTCCTGACATCGAGAATCAG GTGTGTGGTATTTCTTAA
- the LOC141607555 gene encoding protein FAR1-RELATED SEQUENCE 5-like yields the protein MLQFKYKPQLGFRDGKKRKAIVHDSVVEQPLIKPFDIKNNKLTRIGCDAMIEFRLIKDVYVVTQFREWHNHRLCSLTNQEFQRKKRHLHLFHKKAIIDHSKVNLGPTSAYRYSKEHADGYENVGAQLIDFKNFGRDIKCFIGDKDAQLFIDNFENLRQTNPGFYFAYEVDSFKCLVRVFWCDAQARRNYSSFGDLVSFDPTYGTNKYSMIFTPFTGVDHHKRSVTFAAALLFHEDDDSFKWVFEKFLDAMGQREPQCIITDQCPGIKKAVPKVFKKAKHRYCMWHIMQKVPDKIGITISKETDFVSRLNSVVWDSDLEPAEFEQKWSDLIS from the exons ATGTTGCAATTCAAGTATAAACCTCAACTTG GGTTTAGAGATGGTAAGAAAAGGAAAGCTATTGTTCATGATAGTGTAGTGGAGCAGCCACTTATAAAGCCGTTTGATATTAAGAACAATAAACTAACTAGGATTGGTTGTGATGCTATGATTGAATTTCGCCTTATCAAGGATGTTTATGTTGTAACTCAGTTTCGTGAATGGCATAATCATCGACTTTGTTCGCTCACAAATCAAGAATTTCAAAGAAAAAAGAGACACCTTCATCTTTTTCATAAGAAGGCAATTATTGATCATTCAAAAGTTAATTTAGGTCCTACATCGGCATATAGATATTCTAAGGAACATGCAGATGGTTATGAGAATGTTGGTGCTCAATTGATTGATTTTAAGAACTTTGGAAGGGATATCAAGTGTTTCATAGGAGATAAAGATGCTCAATTGTTTATCGATAATTTCGAGAACCTCCGTCAAACCAATCCAGGGTTCTACTTTGCTTATGAAGTAGATTCTTTCAAATGTTTGGTTCGTGTGTTTTGGTGTGATGCACAGGCACGTCGAAATTACTCTTCCTTTGGTGATTTGGTCAGTTTTGATCCAACTTACGGTACAAATAAATATTCTATGATTTTCACTCCTTTTACTGGGGTGGACCACCACAAAAGGTCTGTGACTTTTGCTGCTGCATTGTTGTTTCATGAGGATGACGATTCATTTAAGTGGGTTTTTGAGAAGTTCTTAGACGCTATGGGTCAGCGCGAGCCGCAATGTATAATCACTGACCAATGCCCAGGAATAAAGAAGGCTGTACCCAAAGTTTTCAAGAAGGCTAAGCatagatattgcatgtggcatattatGCAAAAGGTCCCTGACAAGATTGGAATTACAATATCCAAGGAGACTGATTTTGTGAGTCGTTTGAATTCTGTTGTTTGGGACTCTGACTTGGAACCTGCAGAATTTGAACAAAAGTGGTCTGACTTAATTTCTTGA